In a genomic window of Amblyomma americanum isolate KBUSLIRL-KWMA chromosome 4, ASM5285725v1, whole genome shotgun sequence:
- the LOC144129191 gene encoding lysophosphatidylserine lipase ABHD12-like isoform X2, which translates to MLRRRILHQATAALKSADQKSQMVGKRVYLPKFKIRKSWIRVLGCIFLLVYGAFPAAFYFSGWFRRFLIFGHYLNWPPLINFTDTHSYELPYTRSFFLESTDGIMLGTWHIMPKSQWARCVSGVKEELEFNDNRPVIIYYHGHAETRAADYRVQLYKRLSESEIDAHVITFDYRGFGDSTNVMPSRSGVIEDSLAVYNWVKKRVPKSRIIVWGHSLGTGVVMQLAEIFTETDENPAAIVLEAPFNSLVEAALRWPLGIPFRYLPVFSRLAEPLRSEDTNFESEQKARKLTAPVLVMHSKDDPLVPYDLGQKLLSRIQAERPAHLPAPVFYEVDRSVGPGHRRIYKDSKFPSIVSGFIQSVAN; encoded by the coding sequence ATGCTGAGGAGGCGGATTCTGCACCAAGCAACTGCCGCGCTTAAGAGCGCTGACCAAAAGTCTCAAATGGTGGGCAAGCGAGTCTACTTGCCAAAGTTCAAAATTCGCAAGTCATGGATTCGTGTGCTGGGCTGCATTTTTTTACTTGTATATGGTGCCTTCCCAGCCGCTTTCTACTTCTCTGGATGGTTCAGAAGATTCCTGATCTTTGGCCATTACCTGAACTGGCCACCACTCATAAATTTCACCGACACCCACAGCTACGAACTCCCATACACACGGTCATTCTTTCTGGAGTCAACAGATGGCATCATGCTTGGAACCTGGCACATCATGCCAAAGAGTCAGTGGGCGCGCTGTGTTTCTGGAGTCAAGGAAGAGTTGGAATTCAATGATAATAGGCCTGTCATAATTTACTATCATGGCCATGCAGAAACGCGTGCAGCTGACTACAGAGTTCAGCTCTACAAGAGGCTTTCAGagagtgaaatcgatgctcatgtcATCACCTTTGATTACAGGGGCTTTGGAGACTCAACTAACGTTATGCCCAGCCGCAGTGGTGTAATTGAAGATTCTTTGGCAGTCTACAACTGGGTGAAGAAGAGAGTGCCTAAGTCTAGAATCATTGTGTGGGGTCACTCCTTGGGCACAGGTGTTGTAATGCAGCTTGCTGAAATTTTTACCGAGACTGACGAAAACCCTGCAGCGATTGTTCTGGAAGCACCGTTTAACAGCTTGGTGGAAGCAGCCCTGCGGTGGCCCCTTGGGATACCCTTCCGCTACCTGCCAGTGTTCAGCAGACTTGCAGAACCGTTGCGAAGTGAAGACACCAATTTTGAGTCCGAGCAGAAGGCGAGAAAGCTGACTGCCCCAGTTTTAGTTATGCATTCCAAAGATGATCCGCTCGTACCTTATGACCTAGGTCAGAAGCTTCTCTCTCGGATTCAAGCAGAAAGGCCAGCTCACCTACCAGCTCCCGTGTTCTATGAAGTTGATAGGAGCGTGGGACCAGGACATCGGCGAATCTACAAGGACTCAAAGTTTCCGTCTATAGTTTCTGGTTTTATTCAAAGCGTTGCCAACTAG
- the LOC144129191 gene encoding lysophosphatidylserine lipase ABHD12-like isoform X1 yields the protein MSGNEEDAKNPTMLRRRILHQATAALKSADQKSQMVGKRVYLPKFKIRKSWIRVLGCIFLLVYGAFPAAFYFSGWFRRFLIFGHYLNWPPLINFTDTHSYELPYTRSFFLESTDGIMLGTWHIMPKSQWARCVSGVKEELEFNDNRPVIIYYHGHAETRAADYRVQLYKRLSESEIDAHVITFDYRGFGDSTNVMPSRSGVIEDSLAVYNWVKKRVPKSRIIVWGHSLGTGVVMQLAEIFTETDENPAAIVLEAPFNSLVEAALRWPLGIPFRYLPVFSRLAEPLRSEDTNFESEQKARKLTAPVLVMHSKDDPLVPYDLGQKLLSRIQAERPAHLPAPVFYEVDRSVGPGHRRIYKDSKFPSIVSGFIQSVAN from the exons ATGAGTG gtAACGAAGAAGACGCGAAAAATCCAACAATGCTGAGGAGGCGGATTCTGCACCAAGCAACTGCCGCGCTTAAGAGCGCTGACCAAAAGTCTCAAATGGTGGGCAAGCGAGTCTACTTGCCAAAGTTCAAAATTCGCAAGTCATGGATTCGTGTGCTGGGCTGCATTTTTTTACTTGTATATGGTGCCTTCCCAGCCGCTTTCTACTTCTCTGGATGGTTCAGAAGATTCCTGATCTTTGGCCATTACCTGAACTGGCCACCACTCATAAATTTCACCGACACCCACAGCTACGAACTCCCATACACACGGTCATTCTTTCTGGAGTCAACAGATGGCATCATGCTTGGAACCTGGCACATCATGCCAAAGAGTCAGTGGGCGCGCTGTGTTTCTGGAGTCAAGGAAGAGTTGGAATTCAATGATAATAGGCCTGTCATAATTTACTATCATGGCCATGCAGAAACGCGTGCAGCTGACTACAGAGTTCAGCTCTACAAGAGGCTTTCAGagagtgaaatcgatgctcatgtcATCACCTTTGATTACAGGGGCTTTGGAGACTCAACTAACGTTATGCCCAGCCGCAGTGGTGTAATTGAAGATTCTTTGGCAGTCTACAACTGGGTGAAGAAGAGAGTGCCTAAGTCTAGAATCATTGTGTGGGGTCACTCCTTGGGCACAGGTGTTGTAATGCAGCTTGCTGAAATTTTTACCGAGACTGACGAAAACCCTGCAGCGATTGTTCTGGAAGCACCGTTTAACAGCTTGGTGGAAGCAGCCCTGCGGTGGCCCCTTGGGATACCCTTCCGCTACCTGCCAGTGTTCAGCAGACTTGCAGAACCGTTGCGAAGTGAAGACACCAATTTTGAGTCCGAGCAGAAGGCGAGAAAGCTGACTGCCCCAGTTTTAGTTATGCATTCCAAAGATGATCCGCTCGTACCTTATGACCTAGGTCAGAAGCTTCTCTCTCGGATTCAAGCAGAAAGGCCAGCTCACCTACCAGCTCCCGTGTTCTATGAAGTTGATAGGAGCGTGGGACCAGGACATCGGCGAATCTACAAGGACTCAAAGTTTCCGTCTATAGTTTCTGGTTTTATTCAAAGCGTTGCCAACTAG